A window of Myxococcales bacterium contains these coding sequences:
- a CDS encoding SDR family oxidoreductase — MTREKPVAFVTGASRGIGKAGALALAEAGYDVVITARTVAPGEKYEYGSTVIDSGTPRSMPGSLAETAALIRERGGEALPIRLDLMDRRSIDAAVKEALASWGQIDVLYNNGIYQGPGVMDGFLDLPQDKLELVFEGNFFAQFYLTRLLLDQMLERGEGTIVNMTSGAASSDPKFPTGKGGWGFAYGASKGALHRMVGMIHVELNPRGIRAYNIDPGHVPTEALREILGEDSAVFRMQVEHGTPAEVPAAMLVWILTSDEGRARSGETFIAPEFCAERGLVPGWPKKT; from the coding sequence ATGACCCGAGAGAAACCAGTTGCCTTCGTGACCGGCGCTAGCCGTGGGATCGGGAAGGCCGGCGCCCTGGCGCTCGCCGAGGCTGGCTATGACGTCGTGATTACGGCTCGCACGGTCGCGCCCGGTGAGAAATACGAATACGGCTCGACAGTCATCGATTCGGGCACCCCCCGATCCATGCCCGGCAGCCTCGCAGAGACCGCCGCACTGATCCGCGAGCGAGGGGGCGAGGCCTTGCCCATTCGCCTCGACTTGATGGACCGCAGGAGCATTGATGCAGCGGTCAAAGAGGCCCTGGCTAGCTGGGGACAGATCGATGTCCTTTACAACAACGGCATCTACCAGGGCCCCGGAGTGATGGATGGGTTTCTGGACCTCCCCCAGGACAAACTCGAATTGGTGTTCGAGGGAAACTTCTTCGCGCAGTTCTATCTCACGCGTCTGTTGCTCGATCAAATGCTGGAGCGCGGGGAGGGCACGATTGTCAACATGACTTCGGGCGCCGCGTCGAGCGACCCCAAGTTTCCGACCGGGAAAGGGGGCTGGGGCTTTGCGTACGGTGCTTCCAAGGGTGCCCTGCATCGGATGGTCGGCATGATCCACGTCGAACTGAATCCGCGCGGGATCCGGGCCTACAACATTGATCCCGGGCACGTACCCACCGAGGCCCTGCGCGAAATACTCGGCGAAGACAGCGCCGTATTCCGGATGCAAGTTGAACACGGTACTCCGGCCGAAGTCCCGGCGGCTATGCTCGTCTGGATCCTCACCAGTGATGAGGGCCGGGCGCGCAGTGGCGAGACGTTCATCGCGCCGGAGTTTTGCGCGGAACGCGGACTCGTACCCGGCTGGCCCAAAAAGACTTGA
- a CDS encoding PEP-CTERM sorting domain-containing protein (PEP-CTERM proteins occur, often in large numbers, in the proteomes of bacteria that also encode an exosortase, a predicted intramembrane cysteine proteinase. The presence of a PEP-CTERM domain at a protein's C-terminus predicts cleavage within the sorting domain, followed by covalent anchoring to some some component of the (usually Gram-negative) cell surface. Many PEP-CTERM proteins exhibit an unusual sequence composition that includes large numbers of potential glycosylation sites. Expression of one such protein has been shown restore the ability of a bacterium to form floc, a type of biofilm.), which yields MNRETQSTVSTSRLGRKANRFRGRSLKVAALGLASSGLADNASAAVIYELTLNASPGTNFTIDGSLLSGISVNTADAGDDLWLQPHASMMTASTIEFYVTPTGGAMSVDYLTLMSYGETVDDSLSYVATQGHMSKGGTTNPDWAPGTTAYAGFTFDTGSGPLYGWLEIEFNASGTDFTVLGFAYDDSGLALNAGWLTNPEPNTALMLGMGLVGFAILSRKRRRAKLSAS from the coding sequence ATGAATCGAGAAACGCAGAGCACTGTGAGCACGTCCCGACTGGGTCGAAAAGCAAATCGATTTCGCGGGCGGAGTCTCAAGGTCGCAGCGTTGGGGTTGGCTTCTTCGGGATTGGCCGACAACGCGTCAGCGGCGGTCATTTACGAACTTACACTCAATGCATCTCCCGGTACGAATTTTACCATTGATGGATCCCTTCTAAGCGGGATCTCGGTCAACACCGCGGACGCGGGTGACGATCTGTGGCTCCAACCGCACGCATCCATGATGACTGCGAGTACGATCGAGTTCTATGTGACCCCGACTGGCGGAGCGATGTCGGTGGACTATCTGACGCTGATGAGTTATGGGGAGACGGTCGACGACAGTCTTTCGTATGTTGCCACCCAGGGACACATGTCGAAAGGAGGAACGACCAATCCCGACTGGGCTCCAGGTACAACGGCATACGCGGGATTCACCTTCGACACTGGATCGGGTCCACTCTACGGCTGGCTGGAAATCGAATTCAATGCCAGTGGAACCGACTTTACGGTTCTGGGGTTTGCCTACGATGATTCAGGCCTTGCTCTCAACGCGGGTTGGTTGACCAACCCCGAACCCAACACCGCACTCATGCTCGGCATGGGTCTGGTGGGCTTTGCGATCCTCTCCCGCAAGCGCCGACGCGCCAAACTCAGCGCCAGCTGA
- a CDS encoding NAD(P)/FAD-dependent oxidoreductase has product MSGTDERRRSLRVAIIGAGPGGLCMASQLKLAGFEDIVLLEKSDGVGGTWYYNRYPGCACDIPSGLYSFSFEIKYDWSRPYAPQPEIRTYMEEFAKKYDLIRHCRFESDVTRARWDEERACWTLELRSGDCVEAEVVVSAVGMFNELNWPELEGLETFSGTSFHSARWNWDHDLTGQRVGVIGSAASAVQFVPEIVEEAGQVYLFQRTANWVLPKLDDPYTEEQLETFRRDPNVSAAIRDQIFQVVDEGMTFSNPDTLAGFEAAVLGAIEGIEDEQLHGKLRPTHPFGCKRPLLSNRFYPAFNRPNLELVTDGIERITKNAIVTVDGTERPVDTLIMATGFSTTKYLSAIDVTGRNDRHIDEAWSDGARAYLGIATAGFPNLFMLYGPNTNNGSILTMIEAQVGYALKQIERIVGEDLAWMDIRSEPMERYNEEVQQAIAGIKVWQAGCNGYYRTPSGRVVTQWPFSMSEFCDRTVDADPDVFEVAPR; this is encoded by the coding sequence TTGAGCGGAACCGACGAGCGTAGGCGAAGTCTCCGGGTTGCAATCATCGGCGCAGGCCCGGGGGGGCTGTGCATGGCGAGTCAGCTCAAGCTGGCGGGCTTCGAGGATATCGTGTTGCTCGAAAAGAGCGACGGAGTGGGGGGCACCTGGTACTACAATCGCTATCCGGGCTGTGCCTGCGACATCCCATCCGGTCTCTATTCGTTCTCCTTCGAGATCAAATACGACTGGTCGCGTCCCTACGCTCCTCAACCCGAAATCCGCACCTACATGGAAGAGTTCGCCAAAAAATACGACTTGATTCGCCACTGTCGTTTCGAAAGTGACGTCACCCGTGCTCGCTGGGATGAAGAGCGCGCATGTTGGACGCTGGAACTCCGTTCGGGGGACTGCGTGGAAGCGGAAGTGGTCGTCAGCGCAGTGGGGATGTTCAATGAACTGAATTGGCCGGAGCTCGAGGGACTCGAAACTTTTTCAGGCACGAGCTTTCACTCCGCGCGCTGGAATTGGGATCACGATCTCACTGGCCAGCGGGTTGGCGTGATCGGGAGTGCGGCGAGCGCCGTTCAATTCGTGCCCGAGATCGTCGAGGAGGCCGGTCAGGTTTACCTGTTTCAGCGCACAGCCAACTGGGTTCTCCCGAAGCTCGACGATCCCTACACCGAAGAACAGCTCGAGACATTCCGCAGGGATCCGAACGTCTCGGCGGCGATTCGCGATCAGATCTTTCAAGTCGTCGACGAGGGCATGACGTTTTCGAACCCCGATACACTGGCTGGGTTCGAGGCGGCAGTGCTCGGTGCAATCGAGGGCATCGAGGACGAACAATTGCACGGCAAGTTGCGACCCACGCATCCCTTCGGATGCAAGCGACCGCTGCTATCCAACCGTTTCTACCCCGCATTCAACCGGCCGAACCTCGAATTGGTGACCGACGGAATCGAACGCATCACCAAAAATGCCATTGTCACCGTAGACGGAACGGAGCGTCCGGTAGATACGCTGATCATGGCAACCGGGTTTTCAACCACCAAGTACTTGTCGGCGATCGACGTGACCGGGCGGAACGATCGACACATCGATGAGGCGTGGAGCGATGGCGCACGTGCCTACCTTGGAATTGCCACCGCAGGTTTTCCAAATCTCTTCATGCTCTACGGACCCAACACCAACAACGGATCGATCCTCACGATGATCGAGGCCCAGGTGGGCTACGCGTTAAAGCAGATCGAGCGGATCGTGGGTGAAGACCTCGCATGGATGGATATTCGGTCCGAGCCGATGGAGCGCTACAACGAGGAGGTCCAGCAGGCCATCGCCGGAATCAAGGTGTGGCAGGCGGGTTGCAATGGCTATTACCGAACGCCGAGCGGCCGGGTCGTCACGCAGTGGCCATTTTCCATGAGCGAGTTTTGCGACCGCACGGTCGACGCGGATCCCGATGTGTTCGAAGTCGCCCCCCGCTAA
- a CDS encoding sterol desaturase family protein: MSELHYDWIAALLFVGGLSVVTVAGKALVFKIPAFERALKMNREVDKEKLSRKRFRDAVKINNKAGLITNLVFFVVILPWCVNLAPRPIWRHLVDILAVLMVFDFFYYLTHRFIFHGRLMRKLHALHHQARQPTFIDALYVHPLETIIGLGLFLMMIPLIGFLGGGPLHVVSAVFATLVFTQLNTLNHTYVNLPYFPFKTVDYITSVHAAHHIDMDQGNYATLTMIYDWMFGTLEKPVRAPLGDAPFIE; the protein is encoded by the coding sequence ATGAGCGAATTGCATTACGACTGGATCGCAGCCCTGCTGTTTGTTGGCGGCTTGTCCGTGGTGACCGTGGCGGGTAAGGCTCTGGTGTTCAAGATCCCAGCGTTCGAGCGTGCATTGAAAATGAACCGAGAAGTGGACAAAGAGAAGTTGTCCCGCAAACGCTTCCGCGATGCGGTCAAGATCAACAACAAGGCCGGGCTGATCACCAATCTGGTTTTCTTTGTCGTGATCTTGCCCTGGTGCGTAAATCTGGCGCCGCGTCCCATCTGGCGGCACTTGGTCGACATCCTTGCCGTGCTGATGGTGTTCGATTTCTTCTATTACCTGACACACCGCTTCATCTTTCATGGAAGACTCATGCGCAAGCTTCACGCTCTGCACCACCAGGCGCGCCAGCCGACCTTTATCGATGCGCTGTACGTGCATCCTCTCGAGACCATTATTGGGCTCGGCTTGTTCCTGATGATGATCCCGCTGATCGGATTCCTGGGCGGCGGTCCGCTCCATGTGGTATCAGCAGTCTTCGCCACGCTGGTCTTCACCCAACTCAACACCCTCAATCACACCTACGTCAACTTGCCCTACTTTCCCTTCAAGACCGTCGACTACATCACGTCAGTTCACGCCGCGCATCACATCGACATGGACCAGGGAAACTACGCCACTTTGACGATGATCTACGACTGGATGTTTGGAACCCTCGAGAAGCCAGTCCGCGCTCCGCTTGGCGATGCCCCGTTCATCGAATAG
- a CDS encoding NAD(P)-binding domain-containing protein has product MSDSNARPANPHAGLPITDDDATIAKALEDVSIPTLMLSLLHITGDAELIRGALRPAGLFINEVQGFMSEEDKAQVRSLALEIIRKYRDGGSKLPPPPSPELIQEMMSWLVCTEVPSEYIPMMLEEMELDGIDARKLDWDSVSEEVRAEFPVVVIGCGQSGLLAGIRLKEAGIPFTIIEKNAGVGGTWYENTYPGIRVDVGNHFYCYSFEPSDHWTEFFSQQAELQSYFERVMDRHEVRPHVRWETEVVGASWNDTDGVWSVLIRNPNGSEETLVARAVISAVGQLNRPKIPDFPGIEEFEGASFHSSQWDHSVDYKGKRIAVVGAGASGFQIVPTIAPDVEHLTVFQRTAQWMFPNPNYHEKVGSGVRWAMRHLPFYGRWYRFLIFWPGCDGGLVAARIDPEWPDDGKSISAANDATRQMFTAWITEQVDNDPELIAKVLPTYPATGKRTLQDNGSWLKALTRDNVDLVKEGIERITKNGIVTTDGREIEVDIIVYATGFHANRFLHPMNIVGRDGLELTSHWGDEPKAYLGITMPGFPNLFCMYGPGTNLAHGGSLIFHSECQMRYIEGCIKGMMERGLRSMEPKPEVHQEYYERTQKELETMVWSHPSIDHSWYKNAKGKIHILSPWRLVVYWDWTREPDFADFNLT; this is encoded by the coding sequence ATGTCTGATTCGAACGCGAGACCAGCCAATCCACATGCCGGTCTGCCCATCACCGACGACGATGCGACGATCGCCAAGGCCCTCGAGGATGTAAGCATCCCAACCTTGATGCTCTCGTTGTTGCACATTACGGGCGACGCAGAGTTGATCCGGGGAGCCCTGCGCCCGGCGGGCCTGTTCATCAACGAAGTCCAGGGTTTCATGTCCGAAGAGGACAAGGCGCAGGTGCGAAGTCTCGCCCTCGAGATCATCCGCAAGTATCGCGACGGCGGTTCCAAGCTTCCGCCGCCACCCAGCCCCGAGTTGATCCAGGAGATGATGAGCTGGCTGGTCTGCACCGAAGTGCCGAGCGAATACATCCCCATGATGCTCGAAGAAATGGAGCTCGACGGGATTGACGCGCGCAAACTCGACTGGGACAGTGTCAGCGAGGAAGTTCGAGCGGAGTTTCCAGTCGTCGTCATCGGGTGCGGTCAGTCGGGCCTGTTGGCGGGCATCCGTCTGAAAGAAGCGGGCATTCCTTTTACCATCATCGAAAAGAACGCAGGGGTCGGGGGAACCTGGTACGAGAACACCTACCCGGGTATTCGCGTCGACGTCGGCAACCACTTCTATTGCTACTCCTTCGAGCCCAGTGATCACTGGACCGAATTCTTTTCCCAGCAGGCTGAGCTACAGAGTTACTTCGAGCGGGTGATGGACCGCCACGAGGTCAGGCCCCACGTGCGCTGGGAAACCGAGGTTGTCGGTGCCAGCTGGAACGACACAGACGGTGTCTGGTCGGTCCTTATACGAAACCCCAACGGAAGTGAAGAGACCCTGGTCGCCCGAGCGGTGATCTCTGCCGTCGGCCAACTCAACCGGCCCAAGATTCCGGACTTTCCCGGAATCGAAGAATTCGAGGGCGCCTCATTCCACTCCTCTCAATGGGACCACAGTGTCGACTACAAGGGAAAGCGAATCGCCGTTGTGGGCGCCGGAGCCAGTGGCTTCCAGATCGTGCCCACGATCGCGCCGGACGTCGAACATCTCACGGTGTTTCAGCGCACGGCCCAGTGGATGTTCCCCAACCCAAACTATCACGAAAAGGTGGGATCCGGCGTGCGCTGGGCCATGCGACACCTTCCGTTCTATGGCCGCTGGTATCGCTTCCTGATTTTCTGGCCCGGCTGCGATGGCGGATTGGTCGCAGCGCGCATCGACCCGGAGTGGCCGGACGACGGCAAGTCGATCAGCGCGGCCAACGATGCAACGCGGCAGATGTTCACGGCTTGGATCACGGAGCAGGTGGATAACGACCCCGAACTCATCGCCAAAGTTCTCCCCACCTATCCAGCCACGGGCAAGCGCACCCTGCAAGACAACGGTAGCTGGCTCAAGGCGCTGACCCGGGACAATGTGGATCTGGTAAAGGAAGGAATCGAGCGAATCACAAAGAACGGCATCGTGACGACTGACGGGCGCGAGATCGAAGTCGACATCATCGTTTACGCGACGGGCTTCCACGCAAACCGCTTCCTTCACCCGATGAACATTGTGGGACGAGATGGCCTGGAGCTGACATCCCATTGGGGAGACGAACCCAAGGCTTACCTTGGAATTACCATGCCCGGGTTTCCCAACTTGTTCTGCATGTACGGTCCCGGCACCAACCTCGCCCACGGCGGCAGCTTGATTTTCCACTCCGAATGTCAGATGCGATACATCGAGGGCTGCATAAAGGGAATGATGGAGCGCGGTTTGCGTTCGATGGAACCCAAGCCGGAGGTGCACCAGGAGTACTACGAGCGCACCCAGAAAGAACTGGAAACCATGGTCTGGTCTCATCCCTCGATCGACCACAGCTGGTACAAGAACGCCAAGGGGAAGATTCACATCCTCAGCCCGTGGCGCCTGGTCGTATACTGGGATTGGACCCGCGAGCCAGACTTCGCAGACTTCAATCTGACCTAG
- a CDS encoding DUF971 domain-containing protein, with translation MIPLPTQVDLADDGRRIEIKWQDGRRTQHSAFELRAQCPCASCVHEFSGEQLLKIEDVDENVAASGFHKVGRYALQFDWSDGHSTGIYTYERLRDDMLA, from the coding sequence ATGATTCCACTTCCGACACAAGTAGACCTGGCAGACGACGGGCGCCGCATCGAGATTAAATGGCAGGACGGGAGAAGGACGCAGCATTCAGCGTTCGAGCTGCGAGCGCAGTGCCCGTGTGCTTCGTGCGTTCATGAGTTCTCAGGGGAACAGCTGCTCAAGATCGAAGATGTGGACGAGAATGTCGCCGCCTCGGGCTTCCACAAGGTGGGGCGATACGCCCTGCAGTTTGACTGGAGCGATGGGCACTCGACAGGCATCTACACCTACGAGCGGCTGCGCGACGACATGTTGGCCTGA
- the acnA gene encoding aconitate hydratase AcnA: MSNPFNSKATLETPAGDKSIYRLAALRDHGDIDRLPYSIKILLEACLRNVDGFSVTEEHVRQLAAYDARNVGETEIPFKPGRVLLQDFTGVPALVDLAAMRSGVVRMTGDEASASKINPLVPCDLVIDHSVQVDSFASEESLRINTEREFARNSERYEFLKWGQQAFDNFRVVPPGTGIVHQVNLEYLAKCVWETDGVLYPDSVVGTDSHTTMINGLGVLGWGVGGIEAEAVMLGQPISMLIPEVVGFKLFGTLAKGCTATDLVLTVTQQLREHGVVGKFVEFHGPGLDDMPLANRATLANMAPEYGATMGFFPIDERTLEYLRLSGRDDALIETVGLYAKEQGLWRDESRDIRYSADLELDMSTVEPSLAGPKRPQDRIVLSQMQSQWTSDLAQTFGKAEADTIPVDYEGDKFELTDGAVVLAAITSCTNTSNPSVMLAAGLLARNARKRGLNRKPWVKTSLAPGSQVVTEYLDAANVTVDLEALGFYNVGYGCTTCIGNSGPLPDPIREAIHERDLVACSVLSGNRNFEGRISADVKANYLASPPLVVAYAIAGTVNIDLTTDPLGIGSDGEEVTLADIWPSQQEIADAVGEFVTREQFIDKYADVFKGSVQWRDVKSSEGALYSWNEASTYVQEPPFFIGLSPEVAPITAIRDARCLIKVGDSITTDHISPAGAIGADTPAGAFLADHGVERDMFNSYGSRRGNDRIMTRGTFANIRVRNELAPGTEGGYTTDFTRGTDGEVSFIYDAAQNYKAAGTALVVLAGKDYGMGSSRDWAAKGTFLLGVRAVLAESYERIHRSNLVGMGVLPLCYKDGDSAASLGLTGREHFDIDIDEDLEARQNVSVRATNSEGQVVEFKAICRIDTPAEVGYYRNGGILHTVLREMARS, encoded by the coding sequence ATGTCGAATCCCTTCAACAGCAAAGCGACGCTCGAGACCCCCGCCGGGGACAAGTCGATCTACCGGCTCGCGGCGCTGCGCGACCACGGGGACATCGACCGGCTGCCGTATTCGATCAAGATCCTGCTCGAAGCCTGCCTACGCAACGTAGATGGTTTCAGCGTCACCGAAGAACATGTAAGACAACTGGCCGCCTACGATGCGCGAAACGTCGGTGAGACCGAAATTCCATTCAAGCCGGGACGCGTACTCCTGCAGGACTTCACCGGCGTGCCAGCGCTGGTCGACCTCGCCGCAATGCGTTCGGGGGTGGTGCGCATGACCGGGGACGAGGCGAGTGCGAGCAAGATAAACCCATTGGTGCCGTGTGATCTGGTGATCGATCATTCGGTGCAGGTCGATTCGTTTGCGAGCGAAGAATCGCTGCGCATCAACACCGAACGCGAATTTGCCCGCAACTCCGAGCGCTACGAGTTTCTGAAGTGGGGCCAGCAAGCATTCGACAATTTTCGCGTAGTACCTCCGGGCACGGGAATCGTGCACCAGGTCAACCTCGAATACCTGGCCAAGTGTGTCTGGGAAACCGACGGTGTCCTGTACCCCGACAGCGTCGTGGGAACCGACAGCCATACGACGATGATCAACGGCCTGGGAGTGCTGGGCTGGGGCGTGGGTGGAATCGAGGCCGAAGCCGTGATGCTCGGCCAGCCGATTTCGATGTTGATTCCCGAGGTGGTTGGCTTCAAGTTGTTCGGAACGCTCGCGAAAGGCTGCACCGCCACCGACTTGGTCCTGACGGTGACGCAGCAGTTGCGCGAACACGGGGTGGTGGGAAAGTTCGTCGAATTCCACGGTCCCGGGCTCGACGACATGCCCCTGGCGAACCGCGCGACCCTCGCAAACATGGCCCCCGAGTACGGCGCCACAATGGGATTCTTTCCCATCGACGAACGGACCCTCGAGTATTTGAGGTTGAGTGGCCGCGATGATGCGCTGATCGAAACGGTCGGGCTGTACGCCAAGGAGCAAGGTCTCTGGCGCGATGAGTCTCGGGACATTCGTTATAGCGCCGATCTCGAACTCGACATGAGCACGGTCGAACCGTCCCTCGCCGGCCCAAAGCGACCCCAGGACCGGATCGTGCTGTCCCAGATGCAGAGCCAGTGGACTTCGGATCTGGCGCAAACCTTCGGCAAAGCCGAGGCAGACACCATTCCAGTGGACTACGAAGGTGACAAGTTCGAACTCACGGACGGAGCCGTGGTGCTGGCCGCGATCACGAGTTGCACCAACACCAGCAATCCAAGCGTCATGCTCGCGGCGGGCCTGCTGGCGCGCAACGCCAGAAAGCGCGGTCTCAATCGCAAGCCCTGGGTCAAGACTTCGCTCGCGCCGGGCTCCCAGGTGGTGACCGAGTACCTCGACGCGGCGAACGTAACGGTGGACCTCGAAGCCCTGGGCTTCTACAACGTGGGCTATGGCTGTACGACCTGCATTGGGAATTCAGGTCCGCTGCCCGATCCGATCCGCGAAGCCATTCACGAACGCGATCTCGTAGCCTGCAGTGTGTTGAGCGGCAACCGAAACTTCGAGGGGCGCATTAGCGCGGACGTCAAGGCCAATTACCTGGCCTCCCCTCCCCTGGTGGTCGCCTATGCGATCGCGGGAACCGTCAATATTGATCTCACGACGGATCCCCTCGGCATTGGTTCCGACGGAGAAGAAGTCACCCTCGCAGACATCTGGCCGAGTCAGCAGGAAATCGCCGACGCCGTGGGCGAGTTCGTGACCCGGGAGCAGTTCATCGACAAATACGCGGACGTCTTCAAAGGATCAGTGCAGTGGCGTGATGTCAAGAGTTCTGAGGGTGCGCTCTACAGCTGGAATGAAGCGAGCACCTACGTGCAGGAGCCTCCGTTCTTCATCGGGCTGAGTCCTGAGGTTGCGCCGATCACCGCCATTCGCGATGCGCGCTGCTTGATCAAGGTCGGAGATTCCATTACCACCGATCACATCAGTCCGGCCGGAGCCATCGGAGCCGACACACCGGCAGGTGCCTTCCTGGCCGATCACGGTGTCGAACGCGACATGTTCAACAGCTACGGCTCGCGTCGGGGTAACGACCGCATCATGACCCGAGGAACCTTTGCCAACATTCGCGTGCGCAACGAACTGGCTCCGGGAACCGAAGGCGGATACACGACCGACTTTACCCGGGGTACCGATGGCGAAGTCTCGTTCATCTACGATGCGGCCCAGAACTACAAGGCCGCCGGCACGGCGCTGGTGGTTCTGGCGGGCAAGGACTACGGCATGGGTTCGAGTCGCGACTGGGCCGCCAAGGGAACCTTCTTGCTCGGCGTCAGGGCTGTACTGGCGGAAAGCTACGAGCGGATTCATCGCAGCAACCTGGTGGGCATGGGGGTGCTTCCGCTCTGCTACAAGGACGGCGACTCCGCGGCATCCCTTGGGCTGACCGGCAGGGAGCATTTCGACATCGACATCGATGAAGATCTCGAAGCGCGCCAGAATGTCTCCGTTCGTGCGACCAACAGCGAGGGCCAGGTGGTCGAGTTCAAGGCGATTTGTCGCATCGATACACCGGCCGAGGTCGGCTACTACCGAAACGGTGGCATCCTGCATACGGTGTTGCGGGAAATGGCCCGAAGCTGA
- a CDS encoding class I SAM-dependent methyltransferase, which yields MDSDDTLKARYDESPYRDQVFHDLDLSRLLGLARLFRLGPDGSKGSEIRVLDLACASGAHIRQQAERYPGVQFTGADFSQNEIDAGRKAIKESGATNVELICSDLRSLDIAPGDFDVILCHGAFSWVADDVKERIFELCRLGLKRSGVAAIAYLTYPGWKQREAIRELLAFRTSDIKDPKERVRQSALVLKLLHAGYSSNSDDCHAQSLKSVVESMQTSAADVFLHDELGSIHDPCYFVQFVEWASEWGMQYLSEVDLGTMALDGLPSGAAGLLQQLAPDFIETQQLIDFMVNRSGRRSLIVRDDAPVARALSVETLAGLEFTTRLRHSLEPTSTQTLARKFARADGQLFELKDPCSLALLQRMLNDDSPAPTLAELQAVAGEEGHGGTEVEQTLLSLIARGFSDPRLPIK from the coding sequence ATGGATTCGGACGATACCCTCAAAGCGCGCTACGACGAGAGCCCGTATCGGGATCAAGTCTTCCACGACCTCGATCTCTCCCGGTTGCTTGGGCTGGCGCGTCTTTTTCGGCTGGGCCCGGATGGGTCGAAGGGCTCGGAAATCCGGGTACTCGATCTAGCCTGCGCTTCCGGGGCGCACATTCGCCAACAGGCAGAACGCTATCCGGGTGTCCAGTTCACCGGAGCCGACTTCTCTCAAAACGAAATCGATGCTGGACGCAAGGCCATCAAAGAGAGCGGCGCGACCAACGTTGAATTGATTTGTTCAGACCTGCGAAGTCTCGATATTGCGCCAGGCGATTTCGATGTAATTCTGTGTCATGGAGCGTTCTCTTGGGTTGCTGACGATGTCAAGGAGCGTATTTTTGAACTCTGCAGGCTCGGGCTCAAGCGGAGCGGCGTCGCCGCGATTGCGTATCTAACCTATCCCGGTTGGAAACAGCGCGAAGCCATCCGCGAACTGCTCGCCTTTCGGACCAGCGATATCAAGGATCCAAAGGAGCGAGTGCGCCAGTCTGCGCTGGTGTTGAAACTGTTGCACGCCGGCTATTCCAGCAACAGTGACGATTGCCACGCGCAGTCTCTCAAGAGTGTGGTGGAGAGCATGCAGACCAGTGCAGCGGACGTGTTCCTCCACGACGAACTCGGAAGCATTCACGACCCTTGCTACTTCGTCCAATTCGTCGAGTGGGCGAGCGAGTGGGGGATGCAGTACCTGTCGGAGGTCGATCTGGGCACGATGGCCCTCGACGGACTGCCGTCCGGTGCTGCCGGGTTGCTGCAGCAGCTCGCGCCCGATTTTATCGAAACCCAGCAGCTGATCGATTTCATGGTAAATCGCTCGGGTCGCAGGTCGCTCATTGTGCGTGACGATGCACCGGTGGCTCGCGCGCTCTCGGTCGAGACACTGGCCGGGCTCGAGTTCACAACCCGACTGCGTCATTCACTCGAGCCGACTTCTACGCAAACCCTTGCGCGAAAGTTCGCAAGGGCGGACGGCCAGTTGTTCGAGTTGAAAGACCCTTGCAGCCTCGCCCTGTTGCAGCGCATGCTCAACGATGATTCCCCTGCCCCGACCCTCGCCGAATTGCAGGCCGTAGCCGGCGAAGAGGGACATGGCGGAACCGAGGTCGAACAAACCCTGTTGAGTTTGATTGCGCGCGGCTTTTCCGATCCGCGTCTCCCGATCAAGTAG